Proteins encoded by one window of Methanobacterium sp.:
- a CDS encoding heavy metal-binding domain-containing protein, producing the protein MIDEFIVASSNYVPGFKAVETRGFVYGLTVRSRGLGGQIGAGIRSMFGGEIKEYVKMMEQSRDEALRRMIEHAQSMGANAVISVRFDSNDISDIMQEILAYGTAVVVERE; encoded by the coding sequence ATGATTGATGAATTTATTGTGGCAAGTTCTAATTACGTTCCTGGATTTAAAGCAGTCGAGACCAGAGGTTTTGTATATGGATTAACAGTACGGAGCAGAGGTTTAGGCGGGCAAATAGGTGCTGGAATACGTTCCATGTTTGGCGGAGAGATAAAAGAATACGTTAAAATGATGGAACAATCAAGAGATGAAGCACTGCGCAGAATGATTGAACATGCGCAATCAATGGGTGCTAATGCTGTGATAAGCGTGAGATTTGACTCAAATGATATTTCAGACATAATGCAGGAAATATTAGCCTATGGAACTGCAGTTGTAGTTGAAAGAGAATAA